CTACAACTCCATCACGGTCGACAGCCTGAGTGCCGACACCGTCGACGATGCGCTGCCCACGGGCGACCAGACGGCGACGTCGGGCACCCTCTCGCTCACCGCGACCGCGATCGAGTGGACGGGCAGCATCCCGATCGGCGGAACCGTGACGGTGACGGGAACCCTGCGGGTCGCCGACCCCGACACCGGCAACAAGACGATCACGGGCACGGTGCGTTCCACGGCTCCCGGCAATACCTGCCCGCCCGGCGGCACGGATGCCCGTTGCACGTCGCTCGCGACGGTTCTGCTGCCCGGCCTCACCGTCTCCACCACCGCGAACGCCACCGCCGCGCTTCCCGGCTCGACGGTCGCCTACACGGTGACGCTCCAGAACACCGGCCAGACGGCGTACCCGACGGCAGCCGCGACGGTGCCGCTCGCGGGTGTGCTCGACGACGCCGACTACGCCGCCGATGCCTCGTCGACCAGTGGGTCGGTGCAGTACTCGGGTTCGACGCTCAGCTGGGCAGGACCGCTGGCCGTCGGCGCGACGGTGACGATCCAGTACAGCGTCACCGTCCACGCCGCCGGCACCGGCTCCGGCGACAAGACGATGGTCACCCGGGTGACCTCGGCCAACGTCGGCAGCACCTGCCCCGCGGCGAGCGGCAACGCCGCCTGCGGAACCACGGTTCTCGTTCTCACGCCCGCGTTGACGATCGTGCAGACCGCCGACGCGGCATCCACCACCCTCGGCACGACGGTGGGCTACACCGTCACGGTGACGAACAGCGGCCAGACCGCCTACAGCGGCGCCTCGTTCGCCCTCGACCTCGCCGCGGTGCTCGACGACGCGACATTCACCGCCGGCAGCCTCACCGCCACCCGTGGCAGCGCCACCCTCAGCTCCGGCGTCATCACGTGGAGCGGCGGCCTCACCCCGACCCAGGCGGCGACCATCCACTACTCCGTCGCGGTCAACAACCCCTCGACCGGCAACCGATCGATGGCCAGCAGTGTGGTGTCGCCGACGGTCGGCAGCAACTGTCCGTCAGGGAGTACGGATGTCCGGTGCAGCAGCACCGTCCCGATCACCGATTCCGTGAGCCTGACCTTCACGTCGACTGCCACCGTGTCATCGACGGTGGTGGGTGCGACGGTGCAGTACACCGTCACGGCCGCGAACTCGAGCGCGACCTCCCAGCCGGCGACCTTCGCCGACGCGCTGGCGGGAGTGCTCGACGATGCCGTCTACAACTCCGATGCCACGGCGACGACCGGCAGCGTCGGATTCTCGGCGTCGACACTCACCTGGTCGGGCACCCTTGCTTCCGGAGCGACGGCGACCATCACGTACTCGGTGACGGTCGGTGCCCTGGGCGCGGGTGACCACGTGCTCTCGAACCGGGTGAGTTCGACGTCGATGCCGGCCAGCAACAACTGCATCGCGGCCAGTGCCGACCCGCGTTGCGTCACCGCGGTGCCCATCGCCGCCCTGCTCATCCAGCAGCACTACACCGAGACGAGTACGACGCCGGGGTCGCTCATCCATCTGTCGGCCACCTTCACCAACACGGGCGGCTACGCCTACACGGGCATCACGATCGTCTCGCCGAGTGCCTCGACGGTCGACGATGCGCTGCCGAGCGGAGACCAGACGGCCAGCTCCGGCACGCTCATCCTGAGTGCGACGTCCATCTCGTGGACCGGCAGCATTCCGGTCGGCGGCACGGTCACCGTGTCGGGCACCCTGACCGTGAAGAACCCCGACACGGGTGACCGCCTGATCTCGGGCACGCTCAGCTCGACGGCGCCGGGCAGCAACTGCCCGGCGGCGGGCACCGATCCGCGCTGCACCGCCACGCTGGCCGTGCTGCTGCCCGGCCTCACCATCAGTCAGAGCGCGAACGCTTCTGTGGTGATGCCCGGTTCGACGGTCACCTACAGCGTGAGCATCCACAACTCGGGGCAGACGACCTACTCGAATGCCACCGTCGCCGATTCTCTGGCCGGTGTGCTCGACGACGCGACGTACCTCGGTGACGCCGCAGCGAGTGCCGGCGCCGTGACCTTCGACAGCCCGACGCTGACCTGGGTGGGTTCGTTGGTGCCCGATGCGACAGCCACCATCACGTACTCGGTGAGGGTCAACGACCCCGATCTCGGTGACAAGACGATGATCAACCAGCTGGCGTCGAGCGACGTGGGCAGCAGTTGCCTGCCGGCCACCGCGAATGCCGCGTGCCGCACGTCGCTCGTCGTGCTCACTCCGGCGTTGACGATCGTGACGTCGACCGACTCGAGCACCTCCGCGCCGGGAGAGACCGTCGTCTACACCGTCACAATCGCGAACACCGGCCAGGTCGACGCAGCCGACGCCGTGCTCACCGCCAGCCTCGCGGGCGTGCTCGACGACGCCGTCTACGCGGGCGGGATCACGGCGACGGCGGGAACGGCGACAATCGTCGCCACCACGCTGGCCTGGCACGGCCCCCTCGCCATCGGTGCCGAGGCGACGATCAGCTACGCCGTCGTGGTCGGAGCGGGCACCACGGGCGACAGCGTGCTCTTGCAGCGCGTCGTCTCGACCGACTCCGGGAGCACCTGCCAGATCGGTTCGATCGACACGCGCTGTGTCACCAGTGTCGCGATCGCACGCCTGCACATCGTAAACGTCGCCGACGTCGACACGACGTATCCGACCGGTGTTGTCGCCTACACGGGCACGTTCACCAACACCGGCCAGGTGCCGTACATCGGCATCTCGGTCTCCACCAGTTTTCTCGACTCCGCCGACGATGCGACCTACAACGGTGATGCGGGCGTCGACTCCGGCAGCCTGCTGCTCACTCCCGAGACCGGGCAGATCGTCTGGACGGGAGACATCCCTGTCGGCGGCACGGTCGTTCTGACGGGGTCGGTGACCGTGAACAACCCCGACCTCGGCGACCTGGTGATCGGCTCGAGAATGACGTCGACCGCGGCGGGCAGCAGTTGCCTCACGAGCGAGCTGCCCGGATGCTCGAACCGCGTCGCCGTCCTGTTGCCGATTCTCAGCATCTCGACGACGGCCGACAGCGGCACCACGTCGCCCGGCGCCACCGTCACCTACACGACCACCGCGACCAACACCGGCCCGACGGTCTACACCTCCGCACGCGTCACCGACAATCTGGTCGGCGCGCTCTCCGACGGTGTCTACAACGCCGATGCGTCGTCGACCAGTGGCAGCGTCAGTTTCAGCGGCACCCGACTGTCGTGGGTGGGTGATCTCGCTCTCGGCCAGAGCGTGAGCATCACCTACAGCATCACCGTCGACGATCCCGACCTCGGTGACCGCATCCTCGCGAACGCCGTCACCTCGTCGGAGCTCGGAAGCACCTGCGCCCCAGGAACCACGAACCCGCTGTGCGCGACCGAGGTGATCGTGCTCGTGCCGGAGCTCCTGCTCACCGTCACCGCCGACACCGAGACGACCGTGCCGGGCGGCGTCGTCGGCTACACCGTCGCGATCGCGAATGCCGGGCAGACCGACTACACGGCCGCCGGGGTCGTCGTCGACCTGTCGGGGGCGCTCGACGACGCCACCGGTCCGGATGCGCTGACCGCCACTCGCGGCGATGTGCAGTCGTCTGCCACGGGGATCCAGTGGAACGGCGACCTCGCGGCGGGGCAGTCCGCGATCATCCACTATTCGCTCACGGTGGCCGACCCCGACGTCGGCGACCGGGTGCTGGCGACCAGTGCCAGCACGACGGCGGCCGGGGGCGACTGTTCGGCATCCGGAGCCTGTGCCAACACGGTGACCGTGCTGATTCCCGGGCTCGCGATCGCCGCGTCGACCTCCACCGCCAGCACGACCCCCGGCGGCACGGTCGTCGTCACGATCGCCGTGACGAACACCGGCCAGACCGCGTACACCAGCGCAGACTTCACGTCGTCGCTCGCGGAGGTCGTCGACGACGCCCAGCTGAGCGGCCCGGTGTCCGCCACTTCGGGAACAGCGAGTGTCTCCGACCAGACGCTGGACTGGGCGGGCGCTCTCGCCCTCGGCCAGATCGCGACGATCAGCTACACCGTGGTCGTCGACGACCCCGACACGGGAGACCGGACGCTGGCGAGCTCGGTGGTCTCGGGGTCCCCCGGCAGCACCTGCCCTGTCGGCGGCGACGACCCGGCGTGCGCCATCTCGGTCACGGTGCTGATTCCCCAGCTGACCGTCGTGAAGACAGCAGACACGCCCAGCACCCAGCCGGGCGGGGTCATTGGATACACCATTCTCGTCTCGAACAGCGGCCAGACCGCCTACACCGCCGCCACCGTCTCCGACTCTCTCGCCGGAGTGCTGACCGACGCCGACTACAACCTCGACGTCGTGGTCGCCGGCGGTGGAACCCTCAACTACACCGCCCCCACCCTGGCCTGGGCCGGCGATCTCGCCGTAGGCGCTTCCGCGCGGATCACCTACTCGGTCACCGTGAAGGATCCCGACCCCGGGGACAAGCTCGTCACGAACACCGTCGTCTCGGCGTCGCCGGGCAGCACCTGCCGTCCCGGTGCGACGTCGGCCGCCTGTTCCACCGTCGTGCGGGTTCTGGTGCCGGACCTAGAACTGCGCACCACGGCCGACAGCAGCACCGTCGTCGCCGGCAGCTCAGTGCACTACACGATCACCGTCACCAACACCGGGCAGACCGCCTACGAGCCGGCGACGGTCGTGGCCCCGCTCGGCGGGATGCTCGACGATGCGACCTATAACGCCGACGCGACAGCCACCGGCGGCGACGTCTCCCTCTCCAGCGACGGTGCCGCTCTCGTCTGGGTCGGCGCCGTCGACCTGGCCGGCACCATCACAATCACCTTCTCGATGACCGCCGATCTTCCCGCGACGGGCGACCACGTTCTGGCCGGCACTCTCACGTCTCCGAGTGCAGGTGCGTACTGCGCGGCTCCGCCGGGCCCCGGATGCTCGACCACCGTCGCGGTGCTGATCCCGTCACTCTCCATCAGCAAGACCGCGGACCAGGCGACGGCGGTCGCCGGCTCATCCGTGGTCTTCACCCTCACCGCCACCAACACGGGCGAAGCCGACTACGCCGACGCCGACCTGCACGATTCGCTCGCCGGCGTGCTCGACGCCGCCGCCTACAACAACGACGCTTCCGCCACCACAGGCTCGGTCGGCTTCAGCTCGGGATCGGTCCAGTGGCACGGGGCATTGGCCCGCGGAGCCGTCGTCGTGGTGACCTACTCGGTCACCGCCCTCATCGAGGCCCCCGAAGACGCTGTACTCGTCAACGCCGTCACGTCGGACACCGTCGGCAGCACCTGCGTCGACGGGAGCGTCGATCCGGCGTGCTCTGTCACCGTTCCCGTCGCCGCCCGCAGCATCAGCATCTCGGGCCTGACCTCGTCGTTCACGCTGACCGGTCTCCCGAACAGCACGGTCACGAAAGACGGTGCTGTCACGATGACCGTCGACACGAACAGCAACGGCGGCTACCTCGTCGCGGTGCAGTCGGAATCACCCGTGCTCACCCCCCTGGCGGTCTCGAATGCTGAGACGATTCCGCTCGCGAACCTCGGCGTCAGGGCGAGCAGCTCGTCCGTCTTCGTACCTCTTGCGATGACCCCCTTCGTGGTCGCCGACATCACACACGCCTCGGCGCCGGGCGGAGACGGCGTCAGCAACGACTACCGCGTCGACATCCCGTTCGTCCCCAGCGACACCTATTCGGGCACGCTGACCTACATCGTCAGCGCTCAATGACCCCTGAGCGACTATCCGCTCACGGACAGTGCGGGTCACTTGGGATACTAAATGGTCAAGCCACCCACTCAATCGGCTCTCAGATAGCCTGATTTGCAGGGTGTGCGTTATTCTTAGCACAATGGAAACCTGCCGGAAACAGCATCTGGGATACAAATTAAGTATCCCCGCGGAACCGGCTCTCGGGTCCGCCTCCTACCTCACCTGCTGGGAGCTCCATATGACTGCTGTATCCCGCCCCACCCTCGCACCTGCCTCCGGCCACTCTGTGGCAACCGTCCTCGACTCGATCGGCTTCACCCGCGCCCAGTTCTGGATCTTCATGCTCATCCTCGCCGGGGAGTTCTTCGACACGCTCGAACAGAACTCCGTCGGCGCCATGGGCACGAACATCAAGAACTCCCTGCAGATCGGCGACTTCCAACTCACCTCGATCAACACCGCGACGGTGATCGGTGGTCTGATCGGCCGGCTCCTCGCCGGATACCTTGCCGACAAGTACGGTCGGCGGTTCGCGCTCAGCCTGAACCTTCTGGTCTACTCCCTCGGCGGCCTGATCAGTGCGCTCTCCGTCAACTACGAGATGCTGCTCGTCAGCCGGCTCATCGTCGGCATCGGCATCGGCGGCGAATTCATGATCGGCATCGTGATGATCTCGGAGATGGTCGCGACAAAGTACCGCGGCACCGCGATCGGCGCGATCAACGTCGGAGCCGGCGGCCTCGGCAACTTCATCTCCTACGGACTGTTCCTGCTGCTTCTCGGGCCCCTCGAGAGCCCGCTCGGCGGCGCCGACACGGTCTGGCGCTGGTCATTCGTGATCCTCGCCGTTCCGGCCCTGTTCGTGGTCTTCTACCGACGACGTCTGCCCGAGACCCCCCGGTTCCTCCTCTCGAAGGGCCGGGTGGAAGAGGCGAACCGTTCGCTGGCGATCCTCGCGTCGAACACCCTGAAGTACACAGGAGCTCGCCCGCCGGTCGAACTCACCCCCGAAGACCTCCCGCCGGTGAAGATGTCTGCCTCACCCACCGCGGTATTCAGCCGCCCGGTCATCCGGCGCACTGCAGCACTCGGAATCGCCTCCTGGATGGCTTTCGGCTCGCAGGTCACCCTCAACTTCCTGATGCCGACCCTGCTCGTGGAGCGCGGCTACTCCGTGGCTGAGAGCCTGCTCTACACGATGATCATGAACGTCGGATCGCTGCTCGGCGCGACCACCGCGGCGCTCATCGCGGGACGGGTCGGTCGCCGTACCGCCGTTGGCGCCGCCGGCGTGCTGGGCTGCCTCACAGCGCTCGCCTTCGCCGGGTTGGGTGACAGCACCGGCGCGATCCTGGTGCTCGGCGCCCTGTTCCAGTTCTTCACGATGGTCACCAACACGACCCTCGCGGGTTGGACCGCTGAAGTGTTCCCGACGAAGATCCGCGCATCCGGTGCGTCTATCGTCAACGGAATCGGCAACATCGCCGGCGCCGTGATGCCCTTCCTCGCCGTCGCCCTCTACGGTTCGTTCGCGTTCGCCGGCGTCTTCGGGCTCGCCGCCGTCATGTACGCCATCCTCGTCATCGCTTCACGGTTCGCACCAGAGACCCGGGGCCGCTCACTCGAGGACGTCAACGAGAACGCCATCGCGCAGGCCGCCGCCACACACTGAACCACCCACGATCCACCCCGCCCCGGTGCTGCACTCTGCGGCACCGGGGCGGACACAGAGAAAGAAGAACCACATGGACACCCTGAAGATCTCCGCCACCGCCAACGGTCTGAACTACCTCCCCGAGTACGTCGCCGACGTCGGCGGCATCTTCGCCGCAGCGGGACTCTCGGTGACGGCGACGGCATGCGACCCCTGGACCGGTGTGCTCGACGACCTCGACTCGGGCGCCGCCGATCTGGCACTGGGCGGTCTCTGGGTGCCCGGAATGTACGCAGGAATGGATCGCCGACTCACCGTCGTCGGTCAACTCAACAATGCCTTCCCGATGACCATCGTCGCCCGGACCGCCACAGACCCGATCAGCCTCGACTGGCTGGCCGGGAAGGTCGTGCTCGCCCCGGGCGCGGGCGGCAGCGCGCCGTTCGAATTCACCGCGGGTCTCATCCGCAAGGCGGGCCTGGATGTCGCGGCAACCAGGTGGGTGCGCGACCTGTCGACCGCCATGCTGATCGAGCTCTACCGAGGCGGCCTCGGTGATGCGATCATCCTCGACCTGGTCTCAGCTGAGGAAGTCGTCGCCGCCGGCCACGGAACCATCGTCTTCCGTCACCTCGACGCCGGCGTGATGCCCAACAGCGTCTACTACGCCCGCACCGAACGCGTCGAGGAACTCGCTGACCGCACCGCACGCTTCGTCGGTGCGATCGAGACGGCCATGAAAAAGATCACCGCCGGCGACGCCGACGCCGAGATCGAAGCCGTGCTTGCCTCCCGCTTCTCCGGCCGCGACCCGGTGCTGCTTCGCCGGGCTGTCGACGAAATGGCCCGCGGGGGAGTGTGGGACACCACCGTCATCGACTCCGACGCCTCCGACCGGTGGATGCGCATCCTCACCGACGCGGGCCTCATCGTTCGCGCCCCCTCCCTCGCCGAGCTCACCGGGAGCCATGCGGTGGGCGCCGTCTCGTGACCCTCCTTCTCAGCGCGGAGCAGATCGCCGGCCTGATCGGTGACGTCGACGTGACGGAGGCCGTCGAGGCAGTGTTCACCGACCTCGGTTCGGGCGAGATGACCCAGCCCGCCCCCGTCACCCTGACCGGGGCAGACGACGGCATCTTCCTCCCGATGGTCGCCCGGTCGGATCGGCTCGGTCTCGTCGCGGTCAAGCTGATGGCGGACATCCCGCAGAACGCAGGCCGGGGACTGCCGACGCAACGTTCGACCATCCTCGTCTCGTCCGTGCTCACCGGCGAATGTGTCGCCGTGCTCGACGGGGGGATCATCACCCGTTTGCGCACCGCTGCCGCCTCCGCTGTTGCCACCCGGCAGCTCGCCCGGCGGGACAGTCGTGTGCTCGGCCTCATCGGGGCCGGAAATCTGGCGACGGAGCACGTTCGCGCCCTAAGGGCGGTCTCCTCGCTCAGTGAGGTCATCGTCTGGTCACGCTCAGCCGCGACCGTCGAGCGGTTCCTGCACAGCCTGGACTCAGACATCCGCGGCACCACAGTCGTGGCCGAGAACCCGCAGACCGTCGCCGAGAACTGCGATGTGCTCTGCACCCTCACGCCATCGGTCGAGCCGATCGTGCGGGGGGCGTGGTTGCAGGCCGGCCAGCATGTCAACGCTGTCGGTGCCAGGCCCCGGCCCACGCACCGCGAGCTCGACGGCGCGGCGATGGCCGCCGGCACCCTGTTCGTCGACAGCGCTGCGACCGCGCGAGCGAAATCCGGCGACCTGTTGCAGGCCATCGCGGACGGGTCGCTGAGCGTGGAGACCCCGCTGCGTGAGCTCGGCGACGTCATGGCACGCACAGCCACCGGGCGCACGTCGCGCGACGAGATCACCGTGTTCGACTCCGTCGGACTCGCAGCGCAGGACCTCGCGGTCGCTGCCCGGCTGATCGACCTCGCGCGTCTGCGCGGCGCGGGGTCCGACATCCACCTCTCAGCGGCCGCTCTGGCGAGCACGGTCGCGGCGGTGACCGTATGACGCGCATCGCCGTCGTCAACTGCAACACGACCGAGACGATGACGGAGACCGCGGCCGCCCGGGCGCGTCTCGCGGTGGGCCCGGGCACCGAGATCGTCGCGGTCACCCCCTCGTGGGGCGTCGAGTCGGCCGAGGGATGGTACGACAGCTTCATCAGCGCTGCCGCAGTCCTCCACACCCTCGAGCAGCTGCCCGATGACATCGACGGGGTCGTGATGGCCGGGTTCGGTGAGCACGGCAGGGAAGGCGCGCGCGAACTGCTCGACATCCCCGTCGTCGACATCACCGAGGCATCCGCGCACCTCGCCCTGATGCTGGGCCGCCGCTACGGAGTCGTCACGACGGTGGCCCGCGCTGCGGGCCAGATCGAAGACAGCCTCACCGCCGCGGGGCTCATCGCGCACTGCGCCGCGATCGAGAGCACCGGGCTCGGTGTGCTCGAGCTCGACGCCGATCCGATCCGCACCGCTGAGGCGTTCGTGACCGCCGGGGAACGCGCGATCGCACGCGGCGCAGAGGTCATCTGTCTCGGCTGCGCGGGGATGGCGGGCCTGGAGGACTTCGTCGGATCCCGGCTGCCCGTTCCCGTCGTCGACGGGGTCGCAGCCGCTGCGGCTCTGGTCGAGACCCTCATCCGCCAGCGCCTGACCACCAGCAAGATCGGAAGCTACGCACGCCCGCTGACCAAAGCGCGCAGCTGGCCGGCCGGGTGACCGTGTTGAATGGGGGGATCGCCATCGAAACGGAGCCCTACATGACCCTCGTCGAACCAGAGGAGTCACTGTCGAGCCAGACCTACCAGACCCTTCGCCGGCAGATCATCCTCGGGCACTACCCGCAAGGATCCCGGCTCGTCGAGGCCGCCCTCGCGACCGAGCTGAACGTCTCGCGTCTTCCCATTCGTGAAGCTGTACCCCGCCTCGCCAACGACGGGTTCGTGCGGTCATTGCCGCGCCGGTCCTCGCGGGTCTTCCAGTGGACCACCCCCGACATCGTCGAACTCTTCGACGTGCGTCTCAGCCTGGAGACACTCGCGGCGCGTCTCGCGGCCCAGGCCGTCGCCAGGGGGGCTTCCCTGCAGCCCCTCCTGGACGCGATCGACGCCGAACATGCGGCGCTCGACAGCGAAGACTGGCTCGAGGTCGCCGAAACATCGACCGTAGTGCACGAGGCCATCGTCGAGATCGCCGGCAGCGCCCTCCTCGGCTCGCTGATGCGCGCCGTCAGTGGACGGATGACCTGGCTGTTCTACCTGACCAGCAACCGCGACCAACACCAACAGTCCGACGAACACCACGGCCTCCTCGACGCCATCCGCGCCGGCAACGACCGCCTCGCCGAATCGATCGCCTTCACCCACATAGAAAAGGGCCGTGCGCCGTCACTGGCCATGCTCGACGCGTCGTGATCAGCGCGCCACCGTTGCTGCCTACGGGAAAAACGGTGTGGCGGTTTGGAGCGTTGCCGTGTCGTACGCTCGGAGGAGCCCGATGCGTGCGCGAGGGTTCACGTGTGCCACCGGGGCCAGGATGGGCGGGAGACCTGTAGTGCTGAAAGTGCTCAGCTACAACTTGTGGCACGGTCGTGCCCAACGCGAACTGGAGTCGCTCATCACGACTCACTCTCCCGACATCCTCTGCGTTCAGGAAGCCTACTCATCGAGCCTGCCGACCCGGCTCGGCGACCTGACTCTGGCATCCGGTACGACAGGCAACCGTCTGGCTGTGGCGCTGTACGTGCGCTCAGACCGCTTCGTCGTCGAGGCGGCAGCGAAGGTCAAGCTGTCCATTTCACGGCATGACCGACTCGTCGGCGGAACCGATCACCGACTGGTCACAGCGCGAGTCCATGACACGCAGACCGGTCGGCGCCTGGTCGTGGGATCGTTCCACGGCACGCCGTTCACGGACTCCAATGCGTTCCGGCGCCTGCAGGTGGACGACGCCCACGAAGCTCTCCGGAGGCTGGGTCCCGGCCTGCCGACGGTGATGGCCGGCGACTACAACCATCCCATCCTGCTCAGCATGCTCCGCCGCCACCTCAAACGCCGCGGCTTCACGGTGGCGCGCACCGCCACCAGCACCTTCCACAAGAACCGGAGCCTCGTGCGGGGCAAGTTCGACCTCGCCACCATCTCCGGGTTCGAGGTCAGCCGCGCCGAGGTGCTGCCCCGCGGAGCATCGGATCACCGGCCGGTGCTCTTCTCCTTCGAGTACGCCCGCTGAGCCGGCCGACCTGACACGAGAGCACCAGCCGACGACGCCGATCACATCGGGACGGCGGATAGCATTGGTACCTATGCTCGCCGCCCACACCGTCGATTCTGCCGCCACCGCCCCCACCGTCGAAGATGTGCTGGCGCGGCTGGGCACCGGGGAGGCGCTGACCGCCGCAGAGGCCGAGGCGCTGCTGCAGGCGCGGGGCGCACAGCTCGACGTGTTGCTGGCCGAGGCCGGGCGCCTCCGCGATGTCGGCCTCGAGCGCGCCGGGCGCCCCGGTGTCATCACGTACTCCCGCAAAGTCTTCATCCCGCTCACGCATCTCTGCCAGGACCGCTGCCACTACTGCGTCTTCGTGCAGTCGCCCGGCAAGCTCGAACGGGCCGGCATCGCGCCCTTCCTGTCGGCCGACGACGTGCTGCAGATCGCGCGAGAGGGGGCCGCGCTCGGCTGCAAGGAGGCGCTGTTCACGCTCGGCGACCGCCCCGAGAACCGCTGGGCGGCGGCGCGCGACTGGCTCGACGAGCACGGCTACGAGTCGACGATCGACTACGTGCGGGCGATGTCGCAGCTGGTGCTCGACGAGACCGGGCTGCTGCCCCATCTGAATCCCGGCGTGATGACGTACGCCGAGCTGGAGTCGCTGAAGGCCGTGGCCCCGTCGATGGGCATGATGCTCGAGACCACGGCGACGAGGCTCTGGGCCGACAAGGGTGAGGCGCACTTCGGGTCGCCCGACAAGGATCCGGCCGTGCGGCTGCGGGTGCTCGACGACGCGGGGCGGGCGAAGATCCCGTTCACGACCGGTGTGCTGTTCGGCATCGGGGAGAACACCGCAGAACGGGTCGATGCGATGTTCGCCATCCGGGCATCCGCCGCCCTGCACGGGCACGTGCAGGAGACCATCGTGCAGAACTTCCGCGCGAAGGACTCGACCGCGATGATGTCGACGGGTGACCTGGCGACCGACGAGTATGCGGCGGCGGTCGCTGTGACGCGGCTGGTGCTGGGTCCGGATGCCCGGCTGCAGGCCCCGCCGAACCTCACTGATGCAGCGGAACTCGCCCTGCTCATCCGTGCCGGCATCGATGACTGGGGCGGGGTGAGCCCGCTCACGCCCGACCACGTTAACCCGGAGCGGCCCTGGCCGCAGATCGACGAGCTCGCGCGGCTCACCGCCGCCGGTGGGTACACGCTGCGCGAGCGGCTGACGGCGCACCCGCACTACATCCGGGAGGGCGGGCCGTGGTTCGACGCGGCCGTGCTGCCGGCCGTGCGGGCGCTCGCCGGGGTCGACGGGCTCGCCCGGGAGGAGGGTGTGCCGGTCGCGCCGCCGGGGACCGCGACGCGTGGCCGGGCCGCGACCGGCCCTGCAGGCTCGACGCGTGAGCTGCCGTTCCCGGTGCCGCACGCGGCCGTGCGGTCGGTGGTGTCGCTGGCCCTCGAGCGGGCCGAACGCTCTCCCGGCACGCTCGGCGACGGCGACTACGCGGCCCTGCTGCGAGCCACGGGGGACGAGCTCGACGCGCTCACCGCGCTCGCCGACGGCCTCCGCCGCGCCCGCTTCGGCGACACCCTCTCCTACGTGGTGAACCGCAACCTCGATTCGTCGCTCGTGCGCGCAGACCGCCCAGACGAGCACGTGCAGGCGTCTGGCGCACTCACCCTCGATGAGCTGGGCGACCTCGCAGACGAGGCGCGGATGCTCGGGGCCACCGAGATCTGCATGCAGGGCGCCGCGCATCCGGAGCTCGGCCCCACGGCGTACGTCGATCTCGTACGCGCCGTGACGTCCCGCCAGCCGGAAATGCACCTGCACGGCTTCCGCCCGGTCGAGCTCCTCGACGGCGCTGCGCGGGCCAGTCTCGCCCTGCCGGACTTCCTGGCTGCGCTGGTCGACGCCGGGCTCGGCTCGGTTCCCGGCACCGGGGCCCGCATCCTCGACGACACGGTTCGGCAGACGATGACCGGCGGCCGCGACATCCGCGTCGACGCGTGGGTCGACGTCATCACCGCCGCCCATCGCGCCGGTCTCCGCTCGACAGCCACGATGATCTACGGCCACGTCGAGACCGCGGCGCAGGTCGTCGCCCACCTCCGTACGCTCATCGCCCTACAGCAGCAGACCGGCGGGTTCACCGAGTTCATCCCGATGCCCTTCGTGCCGGCCGAGCATCCGG
Above is a genomic segment from Subtercola boreus containing:
- a CDS encoding MFS transporter, whose amino-acid sequence is MTAVSRPTLAPASGHSVATVLDSIGFTRAQFWIFMLILAGEFFDTLEQNSVGAMGTNIKNSLQIGDFQLTSINTATVIGGLIGRLLAGYLADKYGRRFALSLNLLVYSLGGLISALSVNYEMLLVSRLIVGIGIGGEFMIGIVMISEMVATKYRGTAIGAINVGAGGLGNFISYGLFLLLLGPLESPLGGADTVWRWSFVILAVPALFVVFYRRRLPETPRFLLSKGRVEEANRSLAILASNTLKYTGARPPVELTPEDLPPVKMSASPTAVFSRPVIRRTAALGIASWMAFGSQVTLNFLMPTLLVERGYSVAESLLYTMIMNVGSLLGATTAALIAGRVGRRTAVGAAGVLGCLTALAFAGLGDSTGAILVLGALFQFFTMVTNTTLAGWTAEVFPTKIRASGASIVNGIGNIAGAVMPFLAVALYGSFAFAGVFGLAAVMYAILVIASRFAPETRGRSLEDVNENAIAQAAATH
- a CDS encoding aspartate/glutamate racemase family protein, which produces MTRIAVVNCNTTETMTETAAARARLAVGPGTEIVAVTPSWGVESAEGWYDSFISAAAVLHTLEQLPDDIDGVVMAGFGEHGREGARELLDIPVVDITEASAHLALMLGRRYGVVTTVARAAGQIEDSLTAAGLIAHCAAIESTGLGVLELDADPIRTAEAFVTAGERAIARGAEVICLGCAGMAGLEDFVGSRLPVPVVDGVAAAAALVETLIRQRLTTSKIGSYARPLTKARSWPAG
- a CDS encoding endonuclease/exonuclease/phosphatase family protein, which gives rise to MLSYNLWHGRAQRELESLITTHSPDILCVQEAYSSSLPTRLGDLTLASGTTGNRLAVALYVRSDRFVVEAAAKVKLSISRHDRLVGGTDHRLVTARVHDTQTGRRLVVGSFHGTPFTDSNAFRRLQVDDAHEALRRLGPGLPTVMAGDYNHPILLSMLRRHLKRRGFTVARTATSTFHKNRSLVRGKFDLATISGFEVSRAEVLPRGASDHRPVLFSFEYAR
- a CDS encoding GntR family transcriptional regulator, with protein sequence MTLVEPEESLSSQTYQTLRRQIILGHYPQGSRLVEAALATELNVSRLPIREAVPRLANDGFVRSLPRRSSRVFQWTTPDIVELFDVRLSLETLAARLAAQAVARGASLQPLLDAIDAEHAALDSEDWLEVAETSTVVHEAIVEIAGSALLGSLMRAVSGRMTWLFYLTSNRDQHQQSDEHHGLLDAIRAGNDRLAESIAFTHIEKGRAPSLAMLDAS
- a CDS encoding ornithine cyclodeaminase family protein, translated to MTLLLSAEQIAGLIGDVDVTEAVEAVFTDLGSGEMTQPAPVTLTGADDGIFLPMVARSDRLGLVAVKLMADIPQNAGRGLPTQRSTILVSSVLTGECVAVLDGGIITRLRTAAASAVATRQLARRDSRVLGLIGAGNLATEHVRALRAVSSLSEVIVWSRSAATVERFLHSLDSDIRGTTVVAENPQTVAENCDVLCTLTPSVEPIVRGAWLQAGQHVNAVGARPRPTHRELDGAAMAAGTLFVDSAATARAKSGDLLQAIADGSLSVETPLRELGDVMARTATGRTSRDEITVFDSVGLAAQDLAVAARLIDLARLRGAGSDIHLSAAALASTVAAVTV
- a CDS encoding ABC transporter substrate-binding protein; translation: MDTLKISATANGLNYLPEYVADVGGIFAAAGLSVTATACDPWTGVLDDLDSGAADLALGGLWVPGMYAGMDRRLTVVGQLNNAFPMTIVARTATDPISLDWLAGKVVLAPGAGGSAPFEFTAGLIRKAGLDVAATRWVRDLSTAMLIELYRGGLGDAIILDLVSAEEVVAAGHGTIVFRHLDAGVMPNSVYYARTERVEELADRTARFVGAIETAMKKITAGDADAEIEAVLASRFSGRDPVLLRRAVDEMARGGVWDTTVIDSDASDRWMRILTDAGLIVRAPSLAELTGSHAVGAVS